GCTAACATCCAAAACTGTGAGCTTTTCACAGCTTCAGCTAACGTGTAATCACGTACAGGTGTCGCTGCAGCAGTTTGTTGTGGCGCTTGCTTGGGTGCGTCTTTCATCATCAGACCACCAATAATGACCATCACCATGGCGATCAAACCCCAAGTACTAAAAGTATTTTCTAAGCCACTGTTAGTGAGGAAATACATATTAATATATTTAAAGCCAAGGCTGCCGAGTCCATATGCACCTATAGCACACGCAGAAACTAAACCTTTACGTTCCGGAAACAGTTTCACACAGTTAGATAACGTCATCAGGTAACCTGTTCCATCGGCAAAACCGACTAATAAGCCTGCGAAGATATAAAGCAGAATAAGATTAGATGCATAGGCAGTTAGCGTTAAGCTGGCACCCAGTAATAAACCGGCGCAAATCGTCACTTTACGCACACCGAAACGCTCTTGCAATTTGCCTGATAATGATGAGGCGATGGCTAACGATAGACTTAAAATACCAAAAGAAAAAGCCACACGGCTAACCGGCACAGATAGCTTGTCTGCCAGTTGTGAGTTAAATAGACTCCACGTATACACAGACCCTAACGCAAATTGGGTGATGATAGTACCAAGCAACGTCAATAGTCGGTCTCGGTTTGATATTTGAGTCGTCATAAGGGAAATCTCCAACGAATTTAAAAGCAGGCAGGCGACGGTATCGGTCGCCTTGTTAAGCCACTAAAATACGGGGTCCGCGGGAGATAACAATAGGCAGAAAACAATAAAAAATGAGATGCACTGAGTACGGTATGAAGTGCAATATAGTGGCATGAATTACAATTGCATTAATTCACGAAATGCTTTTATGTTGCTGCGACTTACCGGTATTTCACTGCCAATATCATGCACTTTGAGCTGGTAGGTACAGTTCACCCAAGGGATAATCTCTTGAATTTTAGCGATGTTGACACAGTAAGAACGATGACAGCGAAAGAAATGCTGTTCAGGTAAGCGGTTAATCAATTCACTCATGGTAAAAGGCACAATAAAAGCATCGTCTTTGGTAAATACACTCGTTACCTTTTCATTCGCCATCGCATAATAAATATCATCAATGGCGGTAACAAAAATGCGGTTATCCTTAATCAAGTTAATGGTTTTAGCCCTGACTTCTTCTGGCTGAGCCAGGCATGCTTGGGTCGCTTCTAACTTAGCTAATAATCCAATAATCCGTTTTTCATTGAGTGGTTTTAATAAATAATCAAAGGCTTCAAGTTCAAAAGCGTCCACCGCAAATTCTTTATATGCCGTGGTAAACACGATATGCGGTTTTTCAGAAAACTGATGAATATTACGCGCCAACAACATACCATCAATTGACGGTACATTAATGTCTAAAAATGCAATATCAACCTTATGAGTTTGCAGATATTTAAAGGCTTCTAAACCATCATCAAAGGTCGCGATGATCTCGATATTACTATGACTTTCAATTAAATATGTCAGCTCTTCCCTTGCTAAATATTCATCTTCTACGATCAGGGCTTTCAACATGTTATTACCTTTCCTTTCTATTCAATTCTATTCATTGACGTAAAATACGATTTCAGTGCCTTGCTCAAGACGTTTGATGTGTAAGCCCTCGCCATACAATAACAAGATCCGCTGATGCACATTCATCAAACCAATATGATGGCTTTCCATCGTGCCGTTATAGAGCTTATCAATGACATTTTGACTGATACCGATACCGGTATTTTGAATGGTAATTTTAAAGCGTTGACCATTGCGTTTTACCGAAATATTGACTTTACCGGGTTGGCGAGAAGGCTGGATACCATGCTGAATAGCATTCTCTACCAAGGGTTGGATCAGTAAGCAAGGAATCGTCGGATGTACATCATCGACATCAAACGTGACTTCAAGCTTGTCACCAAAGCGAGCTTGCTCAATCGCGACATAATCTCTTACTTGTTGTAACTCTTCTTGGATGTCGATCAAGTCATTATTACGTTCAAGGTTATAACGGAGAAAATCGGCTAAATTGGCAATCAATTGACGGGCTTTATCAGGATTAATACGTACTAGTGTGGAAATGGCATTCAAGGTATTGAATAAAAAATGCGGGTTAATTTTACTTTGTAATGCAGAAAGCTCAGCCTTACTTGTCATGGTTTTCAATTGTTCAAGACCTGACACTTCCATCTGTGTAGAAATCAATTGCGATAACCCGATAGCCATTTCACGTAGTGACGGTCGAATTCGGTGGGGTTGGCGGTAGAATATTTTTAAAGTGCCGCTGACCACACCACTTTCCCACAAGGGAATAATTAATAATGAATGAAAGCCGTGTACATTGAGGTTATTACTGATAATTTGCTCGCCACTGTTAACCGCCTGCAGAGTCATCTCACTGATCTGGTGATAAGTATCTAAATAATCTTTTTGGCCGATACCAACGTAAGCCAATACGTCTTTGACATCGGTAATAGCGACCGCATCAGCCTCGGTTTCTTCACGAATAATACTGCATACTTTAGTCAGTGAATCGCGATTATTTTTACGGAAATAAGGCAAGGTTTTATTGGCAATATCGAGGGCTAGTTTTGCTTGTTTAGCCGCGATTAAATCTTTTTCATCATCTAAATCTTGCACCAACTTAATAATAAGTCCAATACATACCGCGCCGCCAATCATCGGCACGCTAATGTGTCTAACAATCGTGTAGGCGAGTTCCTTATCCTCAGAGAGTACGACAATTAAAATCATGGTTAAAATCTCGCAAAAAATACCAGCAATAATGCCCCATTTTGCGTACGATTTTTTGTGGCAGCGAAAATGGATCCAAGTCGCTAATAATCCGGCAATCGCGCTGGAAATTAAACAGGCTAACGATGTTGGCCCGTCCATGTCGATAATATAACGATGCACGCCAGAAATAATACCAGCAGGGATCGCCACCCAAGGACCAAAAA
The DNA window shown above is from Moritella sp. F3 and carries:
- a CDS encoding OFA family MFS transporter, with the protein product MTTQISNRDRLLTLLGTIITQFALGSVYTWSLFNSQLADKLSVPVSRVAFSFGILSLSLAIASSLSGKLQERFGVRKVTICAGLLLGASLTLTAYASNLILLYIFAGLLVGFADGTGYLMTLSNCVKLFPERKGLVSACAIGAYGLGSLGFKYINMYFLTNSGLENTFSTWGLIAMVMVIIGGLMMKDAPKQAPQQTAAATPVRDYTLAEAVKSSQFWMLALVFLTVCMSGLYVIGVAKDIGESYVHLPVAIAASSVALIAVANLSGRLVLGVLSDRISCIKVIAIALFICLAGVSALLFAEQSMFSFYFAVVCIAFSFGGTITVYPSLISDFFGLNNLTKNYGLIYLGFGLGSIIGSIVASVFGGFAATFYLMLGLLVISLIITLTIKLPGLQQTNLVPASRNNLPAQPVMV
- a CDS encoding LytTR family DNA-binding domain-containing protein, yielding MLKALIVEDEYLAREELTYLIESHSNIEIIATFDDGLEAFKYLQTHKVDIAFLDINVPSIDGMLLARNIHQFSEKPHIVFTTAYKEFAVDAFELEAFDYLLKPLNEKRIIGLLAKLEATQACLAQPEEVRAKTINLIKDNRIFVTAIDDIYYAMANEKVTSVFTKDDAFIVPFTMSELINRLPEQHFFRCHRSYCVNIAKIQEIIPWVNCTYQLKVHDIGSEIPVSRSNIKAFRELMQL
- a CDS encoding sensor histidine kinase, which produces MLLAVFERAALMLMALFFLTRTNLFQHIVIKTQRHPIETALISVLFILFAVFSNYTGVNVEGSLINVRIISVLSGGILFGPWVAIPAGIISGVHRYIIDMDGPTSLACLISSAIAGLLATWIHFRCHKKSYAKWGIIAGIFCEILTMILIVVLSEDKELAYTIVRHISVPMIGGAVCIGLIIKLVQDLDDEKDLIAAKQAKLALDIANKTLPYFRKNNRDSLTKVCSIIREETEADAVAITDVKDVLAYVGIGQKDYLDTYHQISEMTLQAVNSGEQIISNNLNVHGFHSLLIIPLWESGVVSGTLKIFYRQPHRIRPSLREMAIGLSQLISTQMEVSGLEQLKTMTSKAELSALQSKINPHFLFNTLNAISTLVRINPDKARQLIANLADFLRYNLERNNDLIDIQEELQQVRDYVAIEQARFGDKLEVTFDVDDVHPTIPCLLIQPLVENAIQHGIQPSRQPGKVNISVKRNGQRFKITIQNTGIGISQNVIDKLYNGTMESHHIGLMNVHQRILLLYGEGLHIKRLEQGTEIVFYVNE